In Rhodopirellula islandica, the following proteins share a genomic window:
- a CDS encoding phosphatase PAP2 family protein, translating into MNRLESPREGQLRENQTRERQFREHQSFTKTSTTNDAVTLYRPVTLLYMAAMTMMLVPMMTLVDVNIASYFRTAPLPAELDSALELSLVLSHGYGVFVILLAILLMAPKRRWHLPRLVTLALGGGAIATIAKMFVIRPRPSNLNLNHAGHDSAWLWAFDWDLSEVASFDSAMRAFPSGHVVTATAMLIGLWVVVPRGRLLFVMVWMGVLANRVNTSAHFTSDVCGGVAFGLFWSYVCFHPRLLGNLFDKMVPEHGRRTRAETSDSSEANQQLAPQINVGSPTGTPSFPMHASPIHASQMSATEQYEAMASKMSPNATPPRSNTSGEIEKNDQQGDDHHNRQQDFGDAGERAA; encoded by the coding sequence GTGAATCGACTCGAATCGCCTCGCGAAGGTCAACTTCGCGAAAACCAAACCCGTGAACGTCAGTTTCGCGAACATCAATCGTTCACGAAGACCAGCACCACGAACGATGCGGTGACCCTGTATCGTCCCGTCACGCTGCTCTACATGGCAGCGATGACAATGATGCTGGTGCCGATGATGACGCTGGTCGATGTGAACATCGCGTCGTACTTCCGCACCGCACCGCTGCCGGCGGAACTGGATTCCGCCTTGGAATTGTCCTTGGTGCTCTCGCACGGTTACGGGGTCTTTGTGATCTTGCTTGCCATTTTGTTGATGGCCCCCAAACGGCGTTGGCATTTGCCTCGTCTAGTCACGTTGGCACTGGGCGGTGGAGCCATTGCGACGATTGCAAAGATGTTTGTGATCCGGCCTCGTCCCAGCAACCTCAATCTCAACCATGCCGGTCACGATTCCGCTTGGCTTTGGGCATTCGATTGGGATCTCAGCGAAGTCGCTTCGTTTGACTCGGCCATGCGAGCCTTTCCCAGCGGTCACGTTGTCACCGCGACCGCCATGCTGATCGGATTGTGGGTGGTTGTCCCGAGAGGTCGCTTGTTATTCGTCATGGTTTGGATGGGTGTGCTGGCCAACCGGGTCAACACCAGCGCTCACTTCACCAGCGATGTGTGTGGCGGTGTGGCGTTTGGACTGTTTTGGTCCTATGTCTGCTTTCATCCGCGTTTGCTAGGCAACCTCTTTGACAAGATGGTTCCCGAACATGGGCGACGCACTCGCGCTGAAACCAGCGATTCGTCGGAAGCCAATCAGCAATTGGCCCCCCAAATCAACGTGGGTTCGCCGACGGGAACACCATCGTTCCCCATGCATGCCTCACCAATTCATGCTTCGCAAATGAGTGCGACGGAACAATACGAAGCGATGGCATCCAAGATGTCGCCCAATGCGACACCACCTCGTTCGAACACGTCCGGTGAGATCGAAAAGAACGATCAGCAGGGTGATGACCACCACAACAGGCAGCAAGATTTCGGCGATGCAGGCGAGCGAGCGGCTTAG